A section of the Mycobacteriales bacterium genome encodes:
- a CDS encoding methyltransferase domain-containing protein — MTGLPWDASYQDGPAPWDVGPQPAVVRLAAAGAFTGPVLDVGCGSGDNALHLASLGLPVLGVDVAETALAIARAKAADRGLEVEFAVADAYRLDRLGRRFATVLDSGMFHTCDAGERPRYAAGLVSVTDPGAILYVLCFSDEGPGTGPHPVSRADLHTAFDSGWDVAIEPDRVHTRFHDENGAPAWLARITRR, encoded by the coding sequence ATGACGGGACTGCCCTGGGACGCCTCGTACCAGGACGGCCCGGCGCCGTGGGACGTCGGCCCGCAGCCGGCGGTGGTGCGGCTGGCCGCGGCCGGCGCGTTCACCGGCCCGGTGCTCGACGTGGGCTGCGGATCCGGCGACAACGCGCTGCACCTCGCGTCGCTGGGACTGCCCGTGCTCGGCGTCGACGTCGCGGAGACGGCGCTGGCGATCGCCCGGGCCAAGGCCGCGGACCGCGGGCTCGAGGTCGAGTTCGCGGTCGCCGACGCGTACCGGCTGGACCGGCTGGGGCGCCGGTTCGCGACCGTGCTCGACTCCGGCATGTTCCACACCTGCGATGCCGGCGAACGACCGCGGTACGCGGCCGGCCTCGTGTCGGTCACCGACCCCGGTGCGATTCTGTACGTGCTCTGCTTCAGCGACGAGGGCCCCGGCACCGGCCCGCACCCGGTCAGCCGGGCCGACCTGCACACCGCGTTCGACAGCGGCTGGGACGTCGCCATCGAGCCCGACCGCGTGCACACGAGGTTCCACGACGAGAACGGCGCCCCCGCCTGGCTCGCGCGCATCACCCGGCGCTAG
- the helR gene encoding RNA polymerase recycling motor ATPase HelR: MTPLTTTAFALPDRLAAKADPALIAADELRFAAIAESLEQSIADLSERLDAERRAPGGSGQEAMDRDLEIHRLTGRLRVLRRFGLDLCLGRMVGADGTEPVYVGRLGLTDSTGRRLLLDWRSPLAEPFFGATHANPMGLDSRRRYRWTLGRISDYWDEVFTPDGLVGHAALDDQSAFIASLGTNRSGRMRDVLGTIQADQDAIIRAGSRGALVVDGGPGTGKTVVALHRSAYLIYSDPRLGHHRGGVLFVGPSRPYLAYVADVLPGLGEEGVQTCTLRDLVPEGAAAAVETDPEVARLKSSKRMVSAIEAAVRFYEEPPARALTVTTPWSEVRLSAADWADAFTAPGPGTPHNEARAEIVAELAEILVDELDDEDVSAAELRTALLADRELMATLNRAWPLLDAADLVGDLWSVPAYLRTCAPWLSPAEIRTLQRPGATAWTAADLPLLDAARHRLGDAEAARRAQRHAATVAAEHEHMTSVVDDLIAADDSELLVMSMLRGEDLRNALDDGIAPPSAGPDLLAGPFAHVVVDEAQELTDAEWQMLLLRCPSRSFTVVGDRAQARHGFPESWADRLGRVGLDRITLASLSINYRTPEEVMAEAAPVIRAVLPDANVPTSIRGSGLPVAHGSASELRSVVDGWLATDAEGIACVIGDPGFPATSRVRSLTPELAKGLEFDLVVLVDPAAFGEGVEGAVDRYVAMTRATRQLVILTT, translated from the coding sequence GTGACCCCCCTGACGACCACTGCGTTCGCGCTTCCCGACCGACTCGCGGCCAAGGCCGACCCGGCGCTCATCGCCGCCGACGAACTGCGCTTCGCGGCGATCGCGGAGAGCCTGGAGCAGTCGATCGCCGACCTGTCCGAGCGCCTCGACGCCGAACGCAGAGCGCCCGGCGGCAGCGGCCAGGAGGCGATGGACCGGGACCTGGAGATCCACCGGCTGACCGGGCGGCTGCGGGTGCTGCGCCGCTTCGGGCTGGACCTGTGTCTCGGCCGCATGGTCGGCGCGGACGGCACCGAGCCCGTGTACGTCGGGCGGCTCGGCCTCACCGACAGCACCGGCCGCCGGCTGTTGCTCGACTGGCGCTCGCCCCTGGCCGAGCCGTTCTTCGGGGCGACGCACGCCAACCCGATGGGTCTGGACAGCCGCCGCCGGTACCGCTGGACCCTCGGCCGGATCAGCGACTACTGGGACGAGGTGTTCACCCCGGACGGGCTCGTCGGGCACGCCGCCCTGGACGACCAGTCCGCGTTCATCGCCAGCCTGGGCACCAACCGGTCCGGCCGGATGCGCGACGTGCTCGGCACCATCCAGGCCGACCAGGACGCGATCATCCGGGCGGGATCCCGCGGCGCGCTCGTGGTCGACGGCGGCCCCGGTACGGGCAAGACGGTCGTCGCCCTGCACCGCTCGGCCTACCTGATCTACTCCGATCCCCGCCTCGGCCACCACCGCGGCGGCGTGCTGTTCGTCGGCCCGAGCCGACCGTACCTGGCGTACGTGGCCGACGTCCTGCCCGGCCTCGGCGAGGAGGGCGTGCAGACCTGCACCCTGCGCGACCTCGTTCCCGAGGGCGCCGCGGCGGCGGTCGAGACCGATCCGGAGGTGGCCCGGCTGAAGTCGTCGAAGCGGATGGTGTCCGCGATCGAGGCCGCCGTCCGCTTCTACGAGGAGCCGCCGGCCCGGGCCCTGACGGTGACGACCCCGTGGTCGGAGGTACGGCTGAGCGCGGCGGACTGGGCCGACGCGTTCACCGCGCCGGGGCCGGGCACGCCGCACAACGAGGCGCGCGCGGAGATCGTGGCCGAGCTGGCGGAGATCCTGGTGGACGAGCTGGACGACGAGGACGTCTCGGCCGCCGAGCTCCGGACGGCGCTGCTGGCCGACCGGGAGCTGATGGCGACCCTGAACCGGGCCTGGCCGCTGCTGGACGCGGCCGACCTGGTCGGCGATCTGTGGTCGGTGCCCGCCTACCTGCGTACGTGCGCGCCCTGGCTGAGTCCCGCGGAGATCCGGACGCTGCAGCGCCCCGGCGCCACGGCCTGGACGGCGGCCGACCTGCCGCTGCTGGACGCGGCCCGGCACCGGCTCGGCGACGCGGAGGCGGCCCGGCGCGCGCAGCGGCACGCGGCCACGGTCGCCGCCGAGCACGAGCACATGACCAGCGTGGTCGACGACCTGATCGCGGCCGACGACTCCGAGCTGCTGGTGATGTCGATGCTGCGCGGGGAGGACCTGCGCAACGCCCTGGACGACGGGATCGCGCCGCCGAGCGCCGGGCCGGACCTGCTGGCCGGGCCGTTCGCGCACGTCGTCGTGGACGAGGCCCAGGAGCTGACCGACGCGGAGTGGCAGATGCTGCTGCTGCGCTGCCCGTCCCGCAGCTTCACCGTGGTCGGCGACCGCGCCCAGGCCCGGCACGGGTTCCCGGAGTCCTGGGCGGACCGGCTCGGGCGGGTCGGGCTGGACCGGATCACCCTGGCCTCGCTGAGCATCAACTACCGGACGCCGGAGGAGGTCATGGCCGAGGCCGCGCCGGTCATCCGGGCCGTCCTCCCGGACGCCAACGTGCCGACCTCGATCCGCGGCAGCGGCCTCCCGGTCGCACACGGGTCCGCGTCGGAGCTGCGCTCCGTTGTGGACGGTTGGCTGGCCACCGATGCCGAGGGGATCGCCTGTGTCATCGGCGATCCCGGCTTCCCGGCGACATCGCGGGTCCGGTCGCTGACCCCGGAACTGGCGAAGGGGCTGGAGTTCGACCTCGTCGTCCTCGTCGACCCCGCGGCGTTCGGGGAGGGCGTCGAGGGCGCGGTCGACCGGTACGTCGCGATGACCCGCGCCACCCGGCAACTCGTGATCCTCACGACGTAG
- a CDS encoding RNA polymerase sigma factor has protein sequence MGATDQGGSVPRLRVVSGEAYSGWEEIYRDNVDRLFRVMYGKVGNRPDAEDLTAEVFLTALRPLRVSASVGEVRAYLLATARTVLAAHWRRTLGVQVTTLDDERVETVFSDAPPEVDQTARADALLDALPDRYGTILRLRFLEGRSVQDVADVMGVTVGNAKVLQHRALRAAAKAGVR, from the coding sequence GTGGGTGCGACGGACCAGGGTGGGTCGGTCCCCCGGCTGCGAGTCGTCTCGGGTGAGGCGTACTCGGGCTGGGAGGAGATCTACCGGGACAACGTCGACCGGCTCTTCCGGGTGATGTACGGCAAGGTCGGCAACCGGCCGGACGCGGAGGATCTCACCGCCGAGGTGTTCCTCACCGCGCTGCGCCCGCTGCGGGTCTCGGCCAGCGTGGGCGAGGTGCGCGCCTATCTCCTGGCGACCGCCCGTACGGTGCTGGCCGCGCACTGGCGCCGGACGCTCGGCGTGCAGGTCACCACCCTCGACGACGAGCGGGTGGAGACGGTGTTCAGCGACGCGCCGCCGGAGGTGGACCAGACGGCCCGGGCCGACGCCCTCCTGGACGCGCTGCCGGACCGGTACGGGACGATCCTTCGGCTGCGGTTCCTGGAGGGCCGCTCGGTGCAGGATGTCGCCGACGTCATGGGGGTCACCGTGGGAAACGCGAAGGTGCTCCAGCACCGCGCCCTGCGCGCCGCGGCGAAGGCGGGGGTCCGGTGA
- a CDS encoding Rieske (2Fe-2S) protein has translation MGGVRRFVEDLLGDRRPRRFRVRDEDQAAELRAAIALRAAGPAGDEGPGEEFTAGLQQRLAAQLEAEPVEAAHPTRRRFVQAAGIAAAGVAVGGVVDHLLIGPAGVAPAAAPEDTGTLMPNTGVWRPVVASAELPEGGVHAFDVGTLVGFVERTGGRLRAVSGVCTHQGCRLALEPAARELACPCHRTVFALAGTVVRSQLRTPPAVLPRLPVREVDGSIQVYAPPTPT, from the coding sequence ATGGGCGGCGTGCGCAGGTTCGTCGAGGACCTGCTCGGGGATCGGCGGCCGCGACGGTTCCGGGTCCGCGACGAGGACCAGGCGGCGGAGCTCCGCGCGGCGATCGCGCTGCGGGCGGCCGGGCCGGCGGGCGACGAGGGACCCGGCGAGGAGTTCACCGCGGGTCTGCAGCAGCGGCTGGCGGCCCAGCTGGAGGCGGAGCCGGTCGAGGCTGCGCACCCGACCCGGCGCCGGTTCGTCCAGGCCGCGGGGATCGCGGCCGCGGGGGTCGCGGTCGGCGGCGTGGTCGACCACCTGCTGATCGGCCCCGCGGGCGTCGCGCCGGCGGCCGCGCCCGAGGACACCGGCACGCTGATGCCGAACACCGGGGTCTGGCGGCCGGTCGTCGCCAGCGCGGAGCTGCCCGAGGGCGGCGTGCACGCCTTCGACGTCGGCACCCTGGTCGGCTTCGTGGAACGGACCGGCGGCAGGCTTCGGGCCGTGTCCGGCGTCTGCACCCACCAGGGCTGCCGGTTGGCCCTGGAACCCGCCGCCCGCGAGCTCGCCTGCCCCTGCCACCGGACGGTCTTCGCGCTGGCCGGCACCGTGGTCCGGTCCCAGCTGCGCACCCCGCCGGCCGTGCTCCCCCGGCTGCCCGTCCGCGAGGTCGACGGCAGCATCCAGGTGTACGCACCGCCGACGCCGACCTGA
- a CDS encoding haloacid dehalogenase type II, whose amino-acid sequence MSPTPQAVLFDTFGTVVDWRSGIATAVSELAGPVDPAAFADAWRAKYQPSMEPVRSGRRPFVRLTDLHRENLTATLAEFGWDLPAAGTEHLNRAWERLPAWPDSVDGLRLLKQRHLIGPLSNGDTALLVRMARHAGLPWDVVVGSDLLGQYKPHPDAYARAAAVLDLPPSAVMLVAAHNNDLAAARAAGLATGFLPRAAEHGPGQTTDLTADADWDVVANDLVDLAAQLNSAL is encoded by the coding sequence GTGAGCCCCACCCCGCAGGCGGTCCTGTTCGACACGTTCGGCACGGTGGTCGACTGGCGGTCCGGGATCGCCACGGCCGTCTCCGAGCTGGCCGGACCGGTCGACCCGGCGGCCTTCGCCGACGCCTGGCGCGCGAAGTACCAGCCGTCGATGGAGCCCGTACGGTCCGGTCGCCGGCCGTTCGTCCGGCTCACCGACCTGCACCGGGAGAACCTCACCGCCACCCTGGCCGAGTTCGGCTGGGATCTCCCCGCGGCCGGGACCGAGCACCTCAACCGCGCCTGGGAGCGGCTGCCGGCCTGGCCGGACAGCGTCGACGGGCTCCGGCTGCTCAAGCAGCGCCACCTGATCGGGCCGCTGTCCAACGGCGACACCGCCCTGCTCGTCCGGATGGCCCGGCATGCCGGGCTGCCCTGGGACGTGGTCGTGGGCTCCGACCTGCTGGGGCAGTACAAGCCGCACCCGGACGCCTACGCGCGGGCGGCCGCCGTCCTGGACCTGCCGCCGTCGGCGGTGATGCTGGTCGCCGCGCACAACAACGACCTGGCCGCCGCCCGCGCGGCCGGCCTGGCCACCGGCTTCCTCCCTCGCGCCGCGGAACACGGTCCGGGCCAGACCACCGACCTGACCGCGGACGCGGACTGGGACGTCGTCGCGAACGATCTGGTCGATCTCGCGGCTCAGCTGAACAGCGCGCTGTAG
- a CDS encoding 1-aminocyclopropane-1-carboxylate deaminase — translation MSIEAFARQPLLFGPSPVHRLERLTAHLGGGAQVWAKREDCNSGIAFGGNKTRKLEYLVADALAKGCDTLVSIGGVQSNHTRQVAAVAASVGLRCVLVQESWVDWPDAVYDKVGNILLSRLAGADVRLVRAGFGIGFKESWEQALREVGERGGTPYAIPAGASDHELGGLGFARWAYEVAEQERALGVFFDTIIVCSVTGSTQAGMVAGFAALEQAGARPRRVLGIDASAKPDETRDQVDRIARRTARLIGVEGELAADAVELDARYHAGVYGIPDEQTLDAMRLAARTDGMITDPVYEGKSMAGLIDLVTRGEIARDSTVLYAHLGGQPALNGYSALFS, via the coding sequence GTGTCGATCGAGGCGTTCGCGCGGCAGCCGTTGTTGTTCGGGCCGTCGCCGGTGCACCGGCTGGAGCGGCTGACCGCGCACCTGGGCGGCGGCGCGCAGGTCTGGGCCAAGCGGGAGGACTGCAACTCCGGCATCGCCTTCGGCGGCAACAAGACCCGCAAGCTGGAGTACCTGGTCGCCGACGCGCTGGCCAAGGGCTGCGACACGCTGGTCTCGATCGGCGGGGTCCAGTCCAACCACACCCGGCAGGTCGCGGCCGTCGCCGCCAGCGTGGGCCTGCGCTGCGTGCTGGTCCAGGAATCCTGGGTGGACTGGCCGGACGCCGTCTACGACAAGGTCGGCAACATCCTGCTCAGCCGTCTCGCCGGCGCCGACGTACGGCTGGTGCGGGCCGGGTTCGGCATCGGCTTCAAGGAGAGCTGGGAGCAGGCGCTGCGGGAGGTCGGGGAGCGCGGCGGCACGCCGTACGCGATCCCGGCCGGGGCGTCCGACCACGAGCTCGGCGGGCTCGGCTTCGCCCGCTGGGCGTACGAGGTGGCCGAGCAGGAGCGGGCGCTCGGCGTCTTCTTCGACACGATCATCGTGTGCTCGGTGACCGGGAGCACCCAGGCCGGGATGGTGGCCGGGTTCGCCGCCCTGGAGCAGGCCGGCGCCCGCCCGCGCCGGGTCCTCGGCATCGACGCGTCTGCCAAGCCGGACGAGACCCGGGACCAGGTCGACCGCATCGCCCGCCGTACGGCCCGGCTGATCGGGGTCGAGGGCGAGCTGGCCGCCGACGCCGTCGAGCTGGACGCCCGCTACCACGCCGGTGTCTACGGCATCCCGGACGAGCAGACCCTCGACGCGATGCGCCTGGCGGCGAGGACCGACGGCATGATCACCGACCCGGTGTACGAGGGGAAGTCGATGGCCGGGCTGATCGACCTGGTCACCCGCGGCGAGATCGCCCGCGACTCGACCGTGCTGTACGCACACCTCGGCGGCCAGCCGGCGCTCAACGGCTACAGCGCGCTGTTCAGCTGA
- a CDS encoding LacI family DNA-binding transcriptional regulator, translating to MREIAEQSGLSEATVDRVLNRRGMVRPSTAEQVTQAIADLQRQRSQLQLGGRTFMVDVVVQAPERFSGAVRAALEEELPSLRPAVIRSRFHLRESGDPAELIAVLDRIADRRSHGVILKAPDLPGVAAAAARLSRAGVPVVTLVTDLPGSERVAYVGMDNRAAGATAAYLLGRWVGREPGSVLVSVSSAYFRGEEERETGFRGAMRELYPGRALVDIAETDGLDDALRIRVGAALASHPDIVAVYSIGGGNVATVEAFEAAGRHCAAFVGHDLDPDNRRLLRDGRISAVLHHDLRQDMRRACQIIMQAHRALPGPLRTAPSPVQIITPFNVP from the coding sequence ATCAGGGAGATCGCCGAGCAGTCCGGGCTGAGTGAGGCGACCGTGGACCGGGTCCTGAACCGCCGCGGCATGGTCCGCCCGAGCACGGCCGAGCAGGTGACGCAGGCGATCGCGGACCTGCAGCGCCAGCGGTCCCAGCTGCAGCTCGGCGGGCGGACGTTCATGGTGGACGTCGTCGTCCAGGCCCCGGAGCGGTTCTCCGGCGCCGTCCGGGCGGCGCTGGAGGAGGAGCTGCCGTCCCTGCGGCCGGCGGTGATCCGCTCGCGGTTCCACCTGCGGGAGTCCGGCGACCCGGCCGAGCTGATCGCGGTGCTGGACCGGATCGCGGACCGCCGCTCGCACGGGGTGATCCTCAAGGCCCCGGACCTACCGGGGGTGGCCGCGGCCGCGGCCCGGCTGTCCCGCGCGGGCGTCCCGGTGGTCACGCTGGTCACCGACCTCCCCGGCAGCGAGCGGGTCGCGTACGTCGGGATGGACAACCGCGCGGCCGGCGCGACCGCGGCGTACCTGCTCGGCCGGTGGGTCGGCCGGGAGCCCGGCAGCGTCCTGGTCTCGGTCAGCAGCGCGTACTTCCGGGGCGAGGAGGAGCGGGAGACCGGCTTCCGCGGCGCGATGCGGGAGCTGTATCCGGGCCGCGCGCTGGTCGACATCGCCGAGACCGACGGCCTCGACGACGCCCTCCGCATCCGGGTCGGGGCGGCGCTGGCGAGCCACCCGGACATCGTCGCGGTCTACTCGATCGGCGGCGGCAACGTCGCCACGGTCGAGGCGTTCGAGGCGGCCGGACGGCACTGTGCCGCGTTCGTCGGCCACGACCTCGACCCGGACAACCGCCGGCTGCTGCGGGACGGAAGGATCTCCGCGGTCCTGCACCACGACCTGCGCCAGGACATGCGGCGGGCCTGTCAGATCATCATGCAGGCCCACCGCGCCCTGCCTGGGCCGCTCCGGACGGCACCCTCGCCGGTCCAGATCATCACCCCGTTCAACGTGCCCTAG
- a CDS encoding phytanoyl-CoA dioxygenase family protein — MTTLTGAGWFGAADCRLEDFRALVEQPTDLADYPHAEAVERNVLVYGPGLAERCGAPAERRALQDELSRALSDGPGIVVFAGAFADLSIVDRATDSFTAMIEDQNARGVLGGDHFARPGANDRIWGALDKFGLRAPELFADYYGNDVIALVSEAWLGPNYQVTSQVNVVNPGGRAQVAHRDYHLGFMSAAQSEAYPAAIHRLSPRLTLQGAVAHCDMPVETGPTMYLPHSQKYGPGYLAFHRPEFTEYFDAHFVQLPLAKGDAAFFDPALFHGAGTNHSTGVRRMANLLQVSSAFGRAMETVDRTALCEALFETLARRRREGAAERSLRNVVAASAEGYAFPTNLDRDQPVGGLVPQTQAELVWQAVDELWAPDAFRKALHAQAERRHT, encoded by the coding sequence ATGACCACTCTCACCGGCGCGGGCTGGTTCGGTGCGGCCGACTGCCGCCTCGAGGACTTCCGGGCGCTCGTCGAGCAGCCGACCGACCTCGCCGACTACCCGCATGCCGAGGCGGTCGAGCGCAACGTCCTCGTCTACGGCCCCGGGCTCGCGGAGCGCTGCGGCGCCCCGGCCGAGCGCCGCGCGCTGCAGGACGAGCTGTCCCGCGCGCTCAGTGACGGCCCCGGGATCGTCGTGTTCGCCGGGGCGTTCGCCGATCTGTCCATTGTGGACCGTGCCACCGACTCGTTCACCGCGATGATCGAGGACCAGAACGCGCGCGGCGTCCTCGGCGGCGACCACTTCGCCCGGCCCGGCGCCAACGACCGGATCTGGGGCGCGCTGGACAAGTTCGGCCTGCGCGCGCCCGAGCTCTTCGCGGACTACTACGGCAACGACGTCATCGCCCTGGTCAGCGAGGCCTGGCTGGGTCCGAACTACCAGGTCACCTCGCAGGTCAACGTCGTCAACCCCGGTGGCCGGGCCCAGGTCGCGCACCGCGACTACCACCTCGGCTTCATGTCGGCGGCGCAGAGCGAGGCCTACCCGGCCGCGATCCACCGGCTGTCCCCGCGGCTGACGCTGCAGGGCGCGGTCGCGCACTGCGACATGCCGGTCGAGACCGGCCCGACGATGTACCTGCCGCACTCGCAGAAGTACGGGCCCGGCTACCTCGCCTTCCACCGGCCCGAGTTCACCGAGTACTTCGACGCCCACTTCGTCCAGCTGCCGCTGGCCAAGGGCGACGCCGCGTTCTTCGACCCCGCGCTGTTCCACGGGGCCGGCACCAACCACTCCACCGGCGTACGGCGGATGGCGAACCTGCTGCAGGTGTCCTCGGCCTTCGGCCGCGCGATGGAGACCGTGGACCGGACCGCCCTGTGCGAGGCGCTGTTCGAGACGCTGGCGCGGCGCCGCCGGGAGGGCGCCGCCGAGCGGAGCCTGCGCAACGTCGTCGCCGCCTCCGCCGAGGGGTACGCGTTCCCGACCAACCTCGACCGGGACCAGCCGGTCGGCGGTCTGGTCCCGCAGACCCAGGCCGAGCTGGTCTGGCAGGCCGTCGACGAGCTGTGGGCTCCGGACGCGTTCCGCAAGGCGCTGCACGCCCAGGCCGAACGCCGCCACACCTGA
- the metE gene encoding 5-methyltetrahydropteroyltriglutamate--homocysteine S-methyltransferase, whose product MTTTLYGYPRQGADRQLKQAVEAYWAGRGDAPYLLAAARDLRRDRLAELSEAGIGEVPSNDFSLYDHVLDTAWMLGAIPERHVAAVPDVSTAAGRLDRYFAMARGTADAAPLEMTKWFDTNYHYLVPELGPDSQFELDATKPLTEFTEALEAGVRTRPVLVGPVTFLLLSKGPDGFDPLILLDRILPLYAEVLTRLDEAGAEWVQLDEPALVTDQPAAVLAAVDRTYQSLAAMPARPKILVASYFDQLGDALPILAGTPVEGLAMDFTGPAVANLDALAGIGGLPGRRLVAGVVDGRNVWRTDLTRALIMLSTVADLAGTVDAAASCSLLHVPLDVTLEEDLDPQPAGWFAFARQKLDELVLLGRARTGGRNTISDELRDNLVLLAGRAGSPIVRDDAVRSRVDAVGRADLRRPHPYPARRAAQQARLDLPVLPTTTIGSFPQTDDLRRARAALRSGKLSGEDYDAAMRAEIDAVLDTQTELGLDVLVHGEPERNDMVQYFAEQLTGFLATTHGWVQSYGTRYVRPPIIAGDVSRPEPMTVRWAEYAQSRTSRPVKGMLTGPVTMLAWSFVRDDQPAADTAAQVALALRDEVIDLEAAGIPVIQVDEPALRETLPLRQEDHAAYLGWAVRAFQLSTAGARDYTQIHTHMCYAEFGDVLQAIIDMDADVTSLEAARSEMAVVGDLARAGYPNEVGPGVWDIHSPRVPSTAEIGDRLRAAIEQLPVGRLWVNPDCGLKTRGYDEVRASLANLVAATGEIRAELDAGEPPVEEPQAA is encoded by the coding sequence GTGACGACGACGCTCTACGGTTATCCCCGTCAAGGTGCCGACCGGCAGCTGAAGCAGGCGGTCGAGGCGTACTGGGCCGGGCGCGGCGACGCTCCGTACCTGCTGGCAGCCGCCCGAGACCTGCGCCGGGACCGGCTGGCCGAGCTGTCCGAGGCCGGGATCGGCGAGGTCCCGAGCAACGACTTCTCCCTCTACGACCACGTCCTGGACACCGCCTGGATGCTGGGCGCGATCCCGGAGCGGCACGTCGCCGCGGTGCCGGACGTGAGCACGGCGGCCGGCCGGCTGGACCGGTACTTCGCGATGGCCCGCGGGACCGCGGACGCCGCGCCGCTGGAGATGACCAAGTGGTTCGACACCAACTACCACTACCTCGTCCCCGAGCTCGGGCCCGACTCGCAGTTCGAGCTCGACGCGACCAAGCCGCTGACCGAGTTCACGGAGGCGCTCGAGGCCGGCGTCCGGACCCGCCCGGTGCTGGTCGGCCCGGTCACCTTCCTGCTGCTGAGCAAGGGCCCGGACGGCTTCGACCCGCTGATCCTGCTGGACCGGATCCTGCCCCTGTACGCCGAGGTGCTCACCCGGCTGGACGAGGCCGGCGCGGAGTGGGTCCAGCTCGACGAGCCCGCCCTGGTGACCGACCAGCCGGCGGCGGTGCTGGCGGCGGTGGACCGGACGTACCAGTCGCTGGCCGCGATGCCCGCCCGGCCGAAGATCCTGGTGGCGTCGTACTTCGACCAGCTCGGCGACGCGCTGCCGATCCTGGCCGGCACGCCGGTGGAGGGCCTGGCCATGGACTTCACCGGTCCGGCCGTGGCCAACCTGGACGCGCTCGCCGGGATCGGCGGGCTGCCCGGGCGCCGGCTCGTCGCGGGCGTCGTCGACGGCCGCAACGTCTGGCGGACCGACCTGACCCGGGCGCTCATCATGCTGAGCACGGTGGCCGACCTGGCCGGCACGGTCGACGCCGCGGCGTCCTGCTCGCTGCTGCACGTCCCGCTCGACGTCACGCTGGAGGAGGACCTCGACCCGCAGCCGGCCGGCTGGTTCGCGTTCGCCCGGCAGAAGCTCGACGAGCTGGTCCTGCTCGGTCGCGCCCGCACCGGCGGGCGGAACACGATCTCCGACGAGCTGCGGGACAACCTGGTCCTGCTGGCCGGCCGGGCCGGGTCCCCGATCGTCCGGGACGACGCCGTCCGGTCCCGGGTCGACGCCGTGGGCAGGGCGGACCTGCGCCGGCCGCACCCGTACCCGGCCCGGCGGGCGGCCCAGCAGGCGCGGTTGGACCTGCCCGTGCTGCCGACCACGACGATCGGCTCGTTCCCGCAGACCGACGACCTGCGGCGGGCCCGGGCCGCGCTGCGGTCCGGGAAGCTCAGCGGCGAGGACTACGACGCCGCCATGCGGGCCGAGATCGACGCCGTCCTCGACACCCAGACCGAGCTCGGCCTGGACGTGCTCGTGCACGGCGAGCCCGAGCGCAACGACATGGTCCAGTACTTCGCCGAGCAGCTGACCGGCTTCCTGGCCACCACCCACGGCTGGGTCCAGTCGTACGGGACCCGCTACGTCCGGCCGCCGATCATCGCCGGCGACGTCTCCCGCCCGGAACCGATGACCGTCCGCTGGGCCGAGTACGCCCAGTCGCGGACCAGCCGCCCGGTCAAGGGCATGCTCACCGGTCCGGTCACCATGCTGGCCTGGTCCTTCGTCCGCGACGACCAGCCGGCCGCGGACACCGCGGCCCAGGTCGCGCTCGCGCTGCGGGACGAGGTCATCGACCTCGAGGCGGCCGGCATCCCGGTGATCCAGGTCGACGAGCCCGCCCTGCGGGAGACCCTCCCGCTCCGGCAGGAGGACCACGCCGCCTACCTGGGCTGGGCCGTACGGGCGTTCCAGCTGAGCACCGCCGGGGCCCGGGACTACACCCAGATCCACACCCACATGTGCTACGCCGAGTTCGGCGACGTCCTGCAGGCGATCATCGACATGGACGCCGACGTGACCAGCCTGGAGGCGGCGCGGTCGGAGATGGCGGTCGTCGGCGACCTGGCCCGGGCCGGCTACCCCAACGAGGTCGGCCCCGGGGTCTGGGACATCCACTCGCCGCGGGTGCCGTCCACCGCCGAGATCGGCGACCGGCTGCGGGCCGCGATCGAGCAGCTGCCGGTCGGGCGGCTCTGGGTGAACCCGGACTGCGGGCTGAAGACCCGCGGGTACGACGAGGTCCGGGCCAGCCTGGCCAATCTCGTCGCCGCGACCGGCGAGATCCGCGCCGAGCTCGACGCCGGCGAACCCCCGGTCGAGGAACCCCAGGCCGCCTGA